One segment of Pandoraea pnomenusa DNA contains the following:
- a CDS encoding phage major capsid protein, whose protein sequence is MKSIQALRERRDALAKNLNNLLENHPGEKWTDVQQTAYDDGMREIDTISAEIQRHEGLMARLAADALNGDTDGLRNAVTRTPGAHSESTAGVRAYLMGGLNALSQEDLASLRERQTPDIRAAMSTTTGSEGGYTVATEYYRQLTEAMKLYGGIRQVARTIRTGTGAAMNFPAADATAEEGEIVGQNGPVNKADTSFENLSLEVYKYSSKSIAIPFELIQDGMFDIDAYIQALLAMRIGRITSRHFMVGSGNKQPMGLITAAQVGETLVAGASIDYDALIDLEHSVDPVYRARPNVGWMLNDKTLRDVRKIKDENKRPIFVPGYEQGNPGGAPDRLLNRPIHIVQEMPDVAPDALPIAFGDFGSYFIREVMDLTIFRMTDSAFTLNGQVGFVAFNRQGGNLIDVGGAVKTLKMGPVAG, encoded by the coding sequence ATGAAAAGCATTCAGGCACTGCGGGAGCGTCGCGACGCGCTCGCCAAGAACTTGAACAACCTGCTCGAGAATCACCCGGGCGAGAAGTGGACCGACGTCCAGCAGACGGCCTACGACGACGGTATGCGCGAGATCGACACGATCTCGGCGGAGATTCAGCGTCACGAAGGTCTGATGGCGCGCTTGGCTGCGGACGCTCTGAATGGAGACACCGATGGCCTGCGCAATGCCGTAACGCGCACGCCGGGCGCGCACAGCGAGAGCACGGCAGGTGTGCGTGCGTACCTGATGGGCGGTCTGAATGCCTTGAGTCAGGAGGATCTGGCGTCGCTTCGTGAGCGTCAGACCCCGGATATCCGCGCGGCGATGTCGACGACGACTGGCAGCGAGGGGGGCTACACGGTGGCGACTGAGTACTACCGCCAACTGACCGAGGCGATGAAGCTGTACGGCGGCATCCGTCAGGTCGCTCGCACGATTCGCACGGGGACCGGCGCCGCGATGAACTTTCCGGCAGCCGATGCCACGGCGGAAGAGGGCGAGATCGTCGGTCAGAACGGACCCGTGAACAAGGCGGACACGTCCTTCGAGAACCTGTCGCTCGAGGTGTACAAGTACTCGTCGAAGTCGATCGCGATTCCGTTCGAGTTGATCCAGGACGGCATGTTCGACATCGATGCGTACATTCAGGCGCTGCTGGCAATGCGCATTGGCCGTATCACGTCGCGACACTTCATGGTTGGCTCTGGCAACAAGCAACCGATGGGACTGATCACAGCGGCCCAGGTCGGTGAGACGCTCGTCGCCGGCGCGAGCATCGACTATGACGCGCTGATCGACCTCGAGCACAGTGTCGATCCCGTGTACCGGGCCCGTCCCAATGTGGGCTGGATGTTGAACGACAAGACGCTGCGCGACGTACGGAAGATCAAAGACGAGAACAAGCGTCCCATCTTCGTGCCGGGCTATGAGCAAGGTAACCCGGGTGGTGCACCGGATCGGCTGCTCAACCGACCGATTCACATCGTGCAGGAAATGCCGGACGTTGCGCCTGATGCACTGCCGATCGCGTTCGGCGATTTTGGCAGTTACTTCATTCGCGAGGTGATGGACCTGACGATTTTCCGCATGACCGACTCGGCGTTCACGCTGAACGGGCAGGTGGGTTTCGTTGCGTTCAACCGCCAGGGCGGGAATCTGATCGACGTCGGCGGCGCCGTCAAGACGCTGAAGATGGGGCCGGTTGCCGGCTAA
- a CDS encoding head maturation protease, ClpP-related has translation MAQNRILQLLNDNRGRREGLRVQAQAGASEVTVYLYDAIVTDDWWGGISAQSFVRALAEITADVIHLRINCPGGDVFAARAMETAIRGHSAKVIAHIDGVAASAASFVMLAADEVEISEGAFVMIHKGWALAMGNADELKEMAGLLDAVDATLVRTYAKETGQDESDVLAWMAAETWFSADEAVEKGFADRIAGDAPAANAAAWNLAAYSNAPPASPQREAQSDRAPTPTPSPEARRVDQPRDVVKPVPDLAAMRRRLDLAQRT, from the coding sequence ATGGCGCAAAACCGAATCCTGCAACTGCTGAATGACAACCGCGGGCGGCGGGAGGGGCTTCGCGTGCAAGCTCAGGCCGGAGCGAGTGAGGTCACTGTCTATCTGTATGACGCCATCGTGACTGACGATTGGTGGGGCGGTATCTCAGCGCAGTCCTTTGTGCGTGCCTTGGCCGAGATTACCGCCGACGTGATCCATCTGCGTATCAATTGTCCTGGCGGCGACGTGTTTGCGGCACGGGCGATGGAAACCGCAATCCGCGGCCACTCGGCCAAAGTGATCGCGCACATCGATGGAGTTGCCGCGAGCGCGGCGAGCTTCGTGATGTTGGCCGCCGACGAAGTCGAGATCAGCGAGGGCGCATTCGTGATGATCCACAAGGGGTGGGCGCTTGCGATGGGTAACGCCGATGAATTGAAGGAAATGGCGGGCTTGCTCGACGCGGTGGACGCGACGCTGGTCCGAACCTACGCAAAGGAGACCGGGCAAGATGAATCCGACGTCCTGGCATGGATGGCCGCGGAAACGTGGTTTTCCGCCGATGAGGCTGTGGAAAAGGGCTTTGCCGATCGTATCGCGGGTGATGCGCCGGCTGCGAACGCGGCGGCGTGGAACCTCGCGGCGTACAGCAACGCCCCGCCGGCCTCTCCGCAGCGCGAAGCGCAGAGCGACCGCGCGCCGACACCGACTCCATCGCCCGAAGCCCGGCGCGTGGATCAGCCTCGCGACGTCGTCAAGCCGGTCCCGGATCTCGCAGCGATGCGCCGTCGGCTCGATCTTGCGCAGCGAACTTGA
- a CDS encoding phage portal protein has protein sequence MTQRLNNQGDADRTGSTILRNWNAQRQAQRAQAQGQSQPVPVSEITSGTEAYGWLTGGVGRGRAVTERTAMSAATVYACVSLIGGAIAATKIEEFESNGLDLLPVKSEFWYLLNEEMHTRWAAGVGWEFGMQSLLLHGDMFLRIRRASRMSSRIAAFEPYHPLAVFPDIVGDRLTYTLWNQATGTVEVIDQDDMLHVPGPGFDGRRGMSQIRYALRNPVALADATGELFDALTTDGLRPDLVLKTDQKVDEQTVLMLRKQWIERYSGLSNSTAPIILGGGMEVKEISMTVADAKLLEARQQTDYDICGIFGVMPYLIGRPEKTTTLGSSVEQFGINFVKYTLQRHMVKIAQELNRKVVRNATRTVQHDVTSLERGDLKSLYDSLRVAIGRPGEPGFMTVNEARRKVNLPVHQDGDTLFKGTNDGAKPNPATAE, from the coding sequence ATGACGCAACGTCTGAACAATCAGGGTGACGCTGATCGCACCGGATCGACGATCCTGCGCAACTGGAATGCTCAGCGTCAGGCGCAGCGCGCCCAAGCGCAGGGGCAGTCGCAGCCGGTGCCGGTGAGTGAGATCACGTCCGGCACGGAGGCATACGGCTGGTTGACCGGTGGCGTCGGTCGGGGCCGTGCGGTGACTGAGCGCACGGCCATGAGTGCGGCCACCGTATATGCGTGCGTTTCGCTTATCGGCGGTGCGATCGCGGCGACCAAGATCGAGGAATTCGAGTCGAATGGTCTTGATCTGCTTCCGGTCAAGTCGGAATTTTGGTACCTGCTGAACGAGGAAATGCACACCCGCTGGGCGGCTGGCGTCGGATGGGAGTTCGGCATGCAATCGCTGCTGCTGCACGGCGACATGTTTCTGCGCATTCGCCGGGCTTCGCGTATGTCATCGCGAATCGCTGCGTTCGAGCCGTATCACCCGCTGGCGGTATTTCCGGACATAGTCGGCGATCGCCTGACGTACACGCTGTGGAATCAGGCGACGGGGACGGTAGAAGTCATTGACCAGGACGACATGCTCCACGTGCCCGGCCCTGGCTTCGACGGCCGGCGTGGGATGTCGCAAATCCGCTACGCGCTGCGAAATCCTGTTGCGCTGGCTGACGCGACTGGGGAGCTCTTCGATGCATTGACTACTGACGGGCTCCGTCCCGATCTGGTGCTCAAGACGGACCAGAAGGTCGACGAGCAAACCGTCCTCATGCTCCGTAAGCAGTGGATTGAGCGCTACTCGGGCCTCAGCAATAGCACGGCTCCGATCATTCTCGGCGGAGGGATGGAGGTCAAGGAAATCAGCATGACCGTGGCGGACGCGAAGCTGCTCGAGGCTCGCCAGCAAACCGACTACGACATCTGCGGCATCTTCGGCGTCATGCCTTATCTGATCGGCCGGCCTGAGAAGACCACGACGCTGGGATCGAGCGTCGAGCAGTTCGGGATCAATTTCGTCAAGTACACGCTGCAGCGCCACATGGTGAAGATTGCCCAGGAGCTGAACCGCAAAGTGGTGCGCAATGCGACGCGTACTGTGCAGCATGACGTAACGTCGCTCGAGCGCGGCGACCTGAAGTCGCTCTATGACTCGTTGCGCGTCGCCATCGGCCGGCCAGGCGAACCGGGGTTCATGACGGTGAACGAGGCGCGTCGCAAGGTCAATCTGCCGGTCCACCAAGACGGCGACACACTTTTCAAGGGAACCAACGATGGCGCAAAACCGAATCCTGCAACTGCTGAATGA
- a CDS encoding terminase large subunit — MLRGEVLECEFVFLAVLRHYEDLAYGPSRGLVFSSPHARHCIDWIETQFHHIKGAKAGTPLVLDPWQRFWTAVLFGWRRAATMFRRFRTGYEEVARKNGKSTWKAAIADYLFLMDGEIGPEVYTIATTREQAMSVFKPALDNYKRRLRRSKRLAKSVKLYDGANQERILLGSGVFKPLPANAESLDGLNPYACIVDELHAHPTREVWDVMESALGARRQPLISAITTAGYILDGICTEIRGYLALILTGKKQDDSFFGYIYTLDPQDDPFDPAVWPKANPSLGSAKTREYMVSQAAKAAELPSAKANFLTKDLNVWVNSALSWFDISVWDRGATAFDARQLAGRRCFGGLDLASTQDLCAFVLVFPPEGFRGELADDPDAEGDWYVVARIFAPQRKVDEQSASDAAPYAKWAEAGWLTVTEGSVADYGSVRDAVIAACDLYDVQDIAFDPWNATHIVNELLEKDVPMVQLAQNMGGLSPGSKLLERLVYGARLQHGGNPVLRWCASNVTLLIDTNENIRPNKKTSGGRIDPIVATCMAMSRALMHEPDPEPKIYIL; from the coding sequence GTGCTTCGGGGCGAGGTGCTCGAATGCGAGTTTGTATTTCTTGCGGTGCTCCGACACTACGAAGATCTGGCCTATGGCCCGTCGCGGGGTTTGGTGTTCAGCTCGCCGCACGCGCGCCATTGCATCGACTGGATCGAGACGCAGTTTCACCATATCAAAGGTGCGAAGGCCGGCACGCCGTTGGTGCTTGATCCGTGGCAGCGCTTTTGGACGGCGGTGTTGTTCGGCTGGCGCCGCGCGGCAACGATGTTTCGGCGGTTTCGAACGGGCTATGAGGAGGTCGCGCGCAAGAACGGTAAGTCGACATGGAAGGCGGCGATCGCCGATTACCTTTTCCTGATGGACGGCGAAATCGGGCCCGAGGTGTACACGATCGCCACCACTCGCGAGCAGGCCATGAGCGTGTTCAAGCCGGCGCTCGACAATTACAAGCGCCGACTGCGCCGCTCAAAGCGACTTGCCAAATCGGTCAAGCTGTACGACGGCGCCAACCAGGAGCGAATCCTGCTCGGCAGTGGAGTGTTCAAGCCGTTGCCGGCGAACGCCGAGTCGCTTGATGGTCTGAATCCGTACGCCTGTATCGTCGATGAGCTGCATGCGCACCCTACGCGCGAAGTCTGGGATGTGATGGAGTCGGCGCTTGGTGCTCGACGGCAACCGCTCATCTCGGCAATCACGACGGCGGGGTACATCCTCGACGGGATCTGCACGGAGATTCGCGGCTACCTGGCGCTGATCCTGACTGGCAAAAAGCAGGACGACAGCTTCTTCGGTTACATCTACACCCTCGACCCCCAGGACGATCCGTTCGATCCTGCGGTTTGGCCGAAGGCAAATCCGAGTTTGGGCAGTGCGAAAACGCGAGAGTACATGGTCTCGCAAGCAGCGAAGGCCGCCGAGTTGCCGAGCGCAAAGGCGAATTTCCTGACGAAAGACCTGAACGTGTGGGTGAACTCGGCGCTGAGCTGGTTCGATATCTCGGTGTGGGATCGAGGGGCAACGGCATTCGATGCGCGTCAACTGGCGGGCCGGCGGTGCTTCGGCGGTTTGGACCTGGCCAGCACTCAAGATTTGTGTGCGTTCGTGCTGGTGTTTCCGCCAGAGGGATTTCGCGGCGAGCTGGCCGACGATCCGGATGCGGAGGGAGATTGGTACGTGGTGGCACGAATTTTCGCGCCACAGCGCAAGGTCGACGAGCAGTCCGCGAGCGACGCGGCGCCGTACGCGAAATGGGCCGAGGCCGGTTGGCTGACCGTGACCGAGGGTTCAGTTGCCGATTACGGCTCGGTTCGTGATGCGGTGATTGCCGCATGCGACCTGTACGACGTGCAGGACATTGCCTTCGACCCCTGGAATGCAACTCACATCGTTAATGAGTTGCTGGAGAAAGACGTGCCGATGGTGCAACTGGCCCAGAACATGGGCGGTCTGTCTCCGGGCTCGAAGTTGCTCGAGCGGCTCGTGTATGGCGCGCGGCTCCAGCACGGTGGAAATCCAGTCTTGCGCTGGTGTGCCAGCAACGTGACGTTGCTTATCGACACCAACGAGAACATCCGACCGAACAAGAAAACGTCGGGTGGCCGCATTGATCCGATCGTGGCGACATGCATGGCAATGTCGCGTGCGCTAATGCATGAGCCCGATCCCGAACCGAAGATTTACATCCTATGA
- a CDS encoding P27 family phage terminase small subunit, with protein MWDYLCVALREEGVPHRTAGIVLAIVCVDFVRWVKAELQLRDFEKINHGSFMVVTPNGHTQPHQLYYAAKSLKEGLLKCLPEACLTLPSMLVAQTKMGDPNPQDDLFDQLVEHARSHPSALPA; from the coding sequence GTGTGGGATTACCTGTGCGTCGCACTCAGAGAGGAGGGCGTGCCACATCGAACCGCCGGCATCGTGTTGGCGATCGTATGTGTCGACTTCGTCAGGTGGGTGAAGGCTGAACTTCAATTGCGCGACTTCGAAAAGATCAATCACGGATCGTTCATGGTCGTAACGCCGAACGGTCATACGCAGCCGCACCAGCTGTACTACGCGGCGAAAAGCCTCAAGGAAGGATTGCTCAAATGTTTGCCGGAAGCTTGTCTGACACTGCCGTCGATGTTGGTGGCGCAGACGAAGATGGGCGATCCGAATCCGCAGGACGATTTGTTCGATCAGCTGGTGGAGCATGCTCGCTCGCACCCGAGCGCCTTGCCCGCTTGA
- a CDS encoding HNH endonuclease, with protein MPRQAPSKCRHVGCRCLVPVPGYCAQHAKEASGWQRDPNRGSRHARGYGAKWVRLRARILERDNGLCQPCRKVGRVTAARHVDHIVAKAEGGTDDESNLQSICPTCHAAKTADESARARQIRR; from the coding sequence ATGCCCCGTCAAGCTCCGTCGAAGTGCCGGCACGTTGGCTGCCGTTGTCTGGTTCCAGTGCCTGGCTACTGCGCGCAGCACGCCAAAGAGGCGTCGGGGTGGCAGCGAGATCCGAACCGCGGCTCGCGTCATGCCCGAGGTTATGGCGCCAAGTGGGTAAGGCTGCGTGCTCGAATTCTCGAACGCGACAACGGCCTGTGCCAGCCGTGTCGAAAGGTCGGTCGCGTCACCGCTGCACGGCACGTCGATCATATTGTTGCGAAAGCGGAAGGCGGCACGGATGACGAGTCGAACTTGCAGTCGATCTGCCCGACGTGTCACGCGGCGAAAACTGCCGACGAAAGTGCACGAGCGCGGCAGATTCGGCGATGA
- a CDS encoding helix-turn-helix domain-containing protein, which yields MTALPNFFNWRKAMMKSDLHPHSRLILHTIGCYMNVADEIAWPSIERLVEETGLSRSSVCKYLDAAVKAGWLEKWRRRQPGEQWAQNHYRLAVPDGVVRVHISEVAGLLQRPPHGRGSSQAIDSKGRSNGVGPCHGHDSEQGPSDGLDDLSAGVPGGDFGGIRSVARTLILH from the coding sequence ATGACGGCTTTGCCGAACTTCTTTAACTGGCGCAAGGCGATGATGAAAAGCGACTTGCACCCGCACTCGCGCCTGATTCTGCATACGATCGGCTGCTACATGAACGTCGCCGACGAGATTGCGTGGCCGTCGATCGAGCGTCTGGTCGAGGAAACCGGATTGTCGCGCAGCTCAGTGTGCAAGTACCTCGATGCCGCCGTCAAAGCGGGCTGGCTAGAGAAGTGGCGACGAAGGCAGCCCGGTGAGCAGTGGGCGCAGAATCACTACCGTTTGGCTGTACCCGATGGAGTGGTACGCGTGCATATCTCCGAGGTGGCTGGCTTGTTACAACGTCCGCCGCACGGACGTGGCTCTTCGCAAGCAATTGATTCTAAAGGCCGCTCGAACGGGGTAGGTCCGTGCCACGGACATGATTCGGAGCAAGGTCCGTCTGACGGACTTGACGATTTGAGCGCCGGCGTGCCTGGGGGGGATTTCGGGGGGATCAGGTCCGTGGCACGGACACTAATACTCCACTAA
- the dnaB gene encoding replicative DNA helicase: MGTRDPVAAKRPIFAQEAEQSVIGALLLDNEAYDRICDTISANDFYISEHAAIYRAIEALLSIGKHADVITVFQRLQDTGVKIERPLAYLNELASNTPSAANIVRYAEIVRDRAMLRGLARSASKALEMAYKTGGREAADVIDQAQAELLSLTDDAQRANEGFRPITPYLAEVVQHVDDMYHREDKSGIVGLATGFTALDELTSGLMDTDFIVIGARPAMGKTALSMNIAEYVATSIGRAVAVASMEMGGFALAMRLLASASKLSQNRLRAGRMRDEDWPRLTHGAMHLNDIPIYVKQESTVTPTSLRAAVRKLKRMVGEKQLGLIIVDYLQLMDIESPTANRAADLAQVSRALKKLAMDERVPVIALAQVNREVEKRTNKRPVMSDIKDCGAIEQDADQIWFLYRDEVYNPDSMDKGSAELIVEKQRNGARATIRLAWRGDVTRFEDFSSGPQGST; the protein is encoded by the coding sequence ATGGGAACGCGCGATCCCGTCGCCGCGAAAAGGCCGATCTTTGCCCAAGAGGCTGAACAATCCGTAATTGGTGCGCTACTGCTCGACAACGAGGCATATGACCGCATCTGCGACACCATCTCAGCAAACGACTTTTACATCTCGGAGCACGCCGCGATTTATCGGGCGATCGAGGCGCTACTTTCCATTGGCAAGCACGCCGACGTGATCACGGTGTTTCAGCGGTTGCAGGACACCGGCGTCAAGATCGAGCGACCGCTTGCTTATCTGAACGAATTAGCATCAAACACGCCTAGCGCAGCCAACATCGTCCGATATGCCGAGATCGTGCGCGATCGGGCGATGCTGCGCGGATTGGCGCGATCGGCCAGCAAGGCCCTGGAGATGGCTTACAAAACAGGCGGGCGCGAGGCCGCCGATGTCATCGACCAGGCGCAGGCCGAGCTACTGTCACTGACCGACGATGCACAGCGCGCGAACGAAGGTTTTCGACCAATCACGCCATACCTGGCCGAGGTAGTGCAGCACGTTGATGACATGTATCACCGGGAAGACAAGTCTGGGATCGTTGGGCTCGCGACGGGCTTCACTGCGTTGGATGAGCTGACGTCCGGATTGATGGACACGGACTTCATTGTGATCGGTGCTCGGCCGGCGATGGGAAAGACGGCGCTTTCGATGAACATCGCGGAATACGTGGCCACCTCCATCGGCCGGGCCGTGGCCGTTGCTTCGATGGAGATGGGTGGCTTCGCGCTGGCGATGCGCTTACTTGCATCGGCGTCGAAGCTCAGTCAAAACCGCCTTCGGGCGGGGCGAATGCGTGACGAGGATTGGCCCCGCCTGACGCATGGCGCAATGCATCTGAATGACATCCCAATCTACGTCAAGCAGGAATCAACTGTTACGCCAACTTCACTGCGCGCCGCTGTGCGGAAGCTGAAGCGGATGGTCGGCGAGAAGCAACTCGGGTTGATCATCGTGGACTACCTGCAGCTGATGGACATCGAGTCGCCGACGGCGAACCGCGCGGCTGACCTTGCGCAGGTTTCTCGGGCATTGAAGAAACTCGCGATGGACGAGCGGGTTCCCGTGATCGCCCTTGCTCAGGTGAATCGCGAAGTTGAAAAGCGCACCAACAAGCGGCCCGTGATGTCCGATATCAAAGACTGCGGCGCCATCGAGCAGGATGCAGACCAGATCTGGTTTTTGTATCGCGATGAGGTCTATAACCCCGATTCGATGGACAAGGGGAGCGCAGAACTGATCGTTGAGAAGCAGCGCAATGGCGCGCGCGCCACGATCCGTTTGGCTTGGCGCGGTGACGTAACGAGATTCGAGGATTTCTCGAGTGGGCCGCAAGGCTCAACGTAA
- a CDS encoding phage regulatory CII family protein — protein sequence MTRRYNEINQHDALYLIARAYPGGVEALAQRMGKSVNVLRNKLRPDIDTHHVTFEEATEITELCTAARVREATLAIDAAEWRLGRVAIQMPVIEEAGDQGQLATALGDAIGRIGAVAEKVSESIRNDGVIDCSEHGEIEKLFQECLHAVSLWRANVTARHQSDMTASGRPNCCSGD from the coding sequence GTGACCCGTCGTTACAACGAAATCAATCAGCATGATGCCCTGTACTTGATAGCGCGCGCTTACCCGGGAGGGGTCGAGGCGCTCGCGCAGCGCATGGGGAAGTCGGTCAATGTGCTGCGAAACAAGCTTCGTCCCGATATCGACACGCATCACGTGACTTTCGAGGAGGCGACAGAGATCACTGAGCTTTGCACTGCTGCTCGAGTGCGCGAGGCCACGCTGGCGATCGACGCGGCGGAATGGCGTTTGGGGCGCGTCGCTATCCAGATGCCGGTTATCGAGGAAGCTGGTGATCAAGGGCAACTTGCAACTGCGCTCGGCGATGCAATCGGCCGGATTGGAGCTGTGGCTGAAAAGGTTAGCGAGTCGATTCGCAACGATGGCGTGATCGACTGCAGCGAGCACGGCGAGATCGAGAAGCTGTTTCAAGAGTGCCTCCATGCGGTTTCACTGTGGCGCGCGAATGTGACGGCCCGGCACCAGAGCGATATGACTGCTTCCGGTCGACCGAATTGCTGTTCGGGGGACTGA
- a CDS encoding S24 family peptidase — MDIQATRRQRLRQLIDEQYGGVQAKFLDATGMNQGELSSLLRDKSFGERKARKIEALAGITTGWLDSSPSNEKTNESGPGHPVPLTYAVDLTKFREIPVIGKAQGGLPDRIWTDGDYPVGVTDQYGILASTDPHAFLVPVVQDSMAPRYNPGEFALIEPGTEPDLEDCVLVRLRSGETMLKRLLSRRDGILRFGSYNRPETLTYRDDEVVWMYYAAHPVPARKIKTRM, encoded by the coding sequence ATGGACATTCAAGCGACCCGCAGACAACGTCTCCGCCAGCTCATCGACGAGCAATACGGGGGTGTTCAGGCAAAGTTCTTAGACGCCACTGGCATGAACCAGGGGGAGCTATCCTCTTTGTTGCGCGACAAATCGTTCGGTGAACGAAAGGCCCGAAAGATCGAAGCACTTGCGGGAATCACGACCGGATGGTTAGACTCTTCCCCATCGAACGAGAAAACAAACGAAAGCGGCCCGGGCCATCCGGTGCCCCTCACGTACGCCGTCGATCTCACTAAGTTCCGCGAGATCCCTGTTATTGGCAAGGCGCAAGGGGGGCTCCCTGACCGCATTTGGACAGATGGGGACTATCCAGTTGGGGTAACTGATCAATACGGCATTCTCGCCAGCACCGACCCGCACGCGTTCTTGGTTCCGGTGGTGCAAGACTCGATGGCGCCACGGTACAACCCAGGAGAGTTCGCTCTGATTGAGCCAGGCACTGAACCTGACCTTGAGGACTGCGTCTTGGTTCGGCTCAGGTCCGGTGAGACCATGCTAAAGAGACTGCTATCGCGTAGAGATGGAATCTTGCGCTTCGGAAGCTACAATCGCCCCGAAACGCTCACGTACCGCGATGACGAAGTCGTCTGGATGTACTACGCGGCGCACCCGGTCCCCGCCCGCAAGATCAAGACCAGGATGTAA
- a CDS encoding PRTRC system protein E, with product MFTELHALAQRTCLTIAVTAEGEHLRVHIQPTPKKEGAPVHPLSLIGTPEELDEQFPEAVAIYEPGALSLLDQARAAANVNAKGNDAETPAATNKPKGTRGPKKRPPANDAPSTDNGQQGAAQTNTTAEEPGQSASPSAATPNVTDDSDDDLPSNAPLDLM from the coding sequence ATGTTCACCGAATTGCACGCGCTCGCGCAGCGCACCTGCCTGACCATCGCAGTGACCGCCGAAGGCGAGCATCTGCGTGTGCACATCCAGCCCACACCCAAAAAGGAGGGCGCGCCCGTGCACCCGCTTTCGTTGATCGGCACGCCGGAAGAGCTTGACGAGCAGTTCCCGGAAGCCGTGGCGATCTACGAGCCGGGCGCGCTTTCGTTGCTCGACCAGGCTCGCGCCGCCGCGAATGTCAATGCGAAGGGTAATGACGCCGAGACGCCTGCCGCCACCAACAAGCCCAAGGGCACGCGCGGCCCGAAAAAGCGCCCTCCAGCAAACGACGCGCCGTCCACGGACAACGGCCAGCAAGGCGCCGCACAGACCAACACGACTGCCGAAGAACCTGGCCAGAGCGCATCGCCCTCCGCCGCAACGCCGAACGTCACTGACGACTCGGACGACGACCTGCCGAGTAACGCGCCGCTCGACTTGATGTAA
- a CDS encoding PRTRC system protein C translates to MKTEALQREFRYNSVKLADPAPAFTVQQVRDFYANTYPEIVNADIEGPEMAGSKQVYTFRRAVGTKGCVPISVKAARLMSLAEMGDVPAREHSFIGKLNRALNSGQVVAIPDRELRRIHRLYDEHAGEKA, encoded by the coding sequence ATGAAAACCGAAGCGCTCCAACGAGAGTTTCGCTACAACAGCGTCAAACTCGCCGATCCGGCCCCCGCCTTCACCGTGCAACAGGTCCGCGACTTTTATGCGAACACGTATCCGGAGATCGTCAACGCAGATATCGAAGGGCCCGAGATGGCCGGCAGCAAGCAGGTCTACACGTTCCGCCGAGCCGTCGGTACCAAGGGCTGCGTTCCCATCAGCGTCAAGGCTGCTCGCCTGATGTCACTCGCCGAAATGGGAGACGTCCCCGCGCGTGAACATTCTTTCATCGGCAAGCTGAATCGCGCGCTCAACAGCGGACAGGTTGTTGCGATCCCCGACCGCGAGTTGCGTCGTATCCACCGCCTTTACGATGAGCATGCAGGGGAGAAGGCATGA